A single genomic interval of Microbacterium sp. zg-Y1090 harbors:
- a CDS encoding energy-coupling factor ABC transporter permease, producing MHVPDGFLDIPTSVATGAVAVAAVAIALPRARKEAVDDRKAPMVGIVATLIFAVQMINFPVGAGTSGHLMGGALAAVLVGPATGVLCLTVVLIVQAFLFADGGLTALGTNITLIGVVTVVVGWWVFRGVVALAPRRTWAVPFGASLGAFISVPVAAGVFAALFTIGGTVAVPAGTVFAAMVGWHAVIGVGEAVITALVVSAVVATRPDLVYGMRFVRVPAARASEGATV from the coding sequence ATGCACGTTCCAGACGGATTCTTGGACATCCCCACCTCTGTCGCGACGGGAGCCGTCGCCGTCGCGGCGGTCGCCATCGCCCTGCCGAGGGCCCGCAAGGAGGCGGTCGACGACCGCAAGGCGCCGATGGTGGGCATCGTGGCCACCCTCATCTTCGCGGTGCAGATGATCAACTTCCCCGTCGGGGCGGGCACGAGCGGCCATCTGATGGGAGGTGCGTTGGCTGCCGTGCTGGTGGGCCCGGCGACGGGGGTGCTGTGTCTCACGGTCGTGCTCATCGTGCAGGCCTTCCTCTTCGCCGACGGCGGGCTCACGGCCCTCGGCACGAACATCACCCTCATCGGCGTCGTCACCGTCGTGGTGGGATGGTGGGTCTTCCGCGGCGTCGTGGCCCTCGCACCCCGTCGCACCTGGGCGGTGCCGTTCGGCGCCTCGCTGGGGGCGTTCATCTCGGTGCCCGTCGCGGCCGGGGTGTTCGCCGCGCTCTTCACCATCGGCGGAACGGTGGCGGTGCCGGCGGGCACGGTGTTCGCCGCGATGGTCGGCTGGCATGCCGTGATCGGGGTGGGTGAGGCGGTCATCACCGCTCTCGTCGTCTCGGCGGTGGTGGCCACCCGGCCCGACCTCGTCTACGGGATGCGGTTCGTACGCGTGCCGGCCGCACGCGCCAGTGAGGGAGCGACGGTATGA
- the cbiQ gene encoding cobalt ECF transporter T component CbiQ translates to MRSFAAAPPAQGARWLRTAPARLKLLAVLLFAVIVVATPREWFAAFALYAAVVAGFLLAARVTPRTLLARMGIEIPFLVFAVLMPFVATGPRVDVWGLQLSVEGLWGGWGLLAKATLALMASIVLVSTTEPRAIILALEQLHLPRQLTAIAGFMLRYLDVIVGEWRRMRVAQDSRGFGARGHRSWPVLARGVGALFTRSHGRGERVHLAMLSRGYLEPARA, encoded by the coding sequence ATGAGGAGCTTCGCCGCTGCTCCCCCCGCGCAGGGCGCCCGGTGGCTGCGCACGGCACCGGCGCGTCTGAAGCTGCTCGCCGTGCTGCTCTTCGCCGTGATCGTGGTGGCCACCCCCCGCGAGTGGTTCGCCGCGTTCGCGCTGTACGCGGCCGTCGTCGCCGGTTTCCTCCTCGCCGCGCGGGTGACGCCGCGCACCCTGCTGGCGCGCATGGGCATCGAGATCCCGTTCCTCGTCTTCGCCGTGCTCATGCCCTTCGTCGCCACGGGCCCGCGCGTCGACGTGTGGGGTCTGCAGCTGTCCGTCGAAGGACTCTGGGGAGGGTGGGGGCTGCTCGCCAAGGCGACGCTGGCGCTCATGGCATCCATCGTGCTGGTCAGCACCACCGAGCCCCGCGCGATCATCCTGGCGCTCGAGCAGCTGCATCTCCCCCGGCAGCTCACCGCCATCGCGGGGTTCATGCTGCGCTACCTCGACGTCATCGTGGGTGAGTGGCGGCGCATGCGCGTGGCCCAGGACTCGCGGGGGTTCGGTGCCCGCGGCCACCGGTCCTGGCCGGTGCTGGCCCGCGGGGTGGGCGCGCTGTTCACACGTTCCCACGGCCGCGGCGAGCGCGTGCACCTGGCGATGCTCTCGCGCGGATACCTGGAACCGGCGCGGGCATGA
- a CDS encoding PDGLE domain-containing protein, translating to MSGTPQSDGKRRISTRAFTIASFAIILLIACVVSFWASSRPDGLEFVAESNGFIGAAEDSATATSPFADYGAVFVDNPWLSLALAGAIGCLVTFGLAWIIGGAARRRAVAEPARR from the coding sequence ATGAGCGGGACACCGCAGTCCGACGGGAAAAGGCGCATCTCGACCCGCGCCTTCACGATCGCCTCCTTCGCGATCATCCTGCTGATCGCCTGCGTCGTGAGCTTCTGGGCCTCGAGCCGGCCTGACGGGCTGGAGTTCGTCGCCGAGAGCAACGGCTTCATCGGCGCCGCCGAAGACAGCGCGACCGCGACGAGTCCCTTCGCCGACTACGGCGCGGTGTTCGTCGACAACCCGTGGCTCTCGCTGGCACTGGCCGGCGCGATCGGCTGCCTCGTGACGTTCGGCCTCGCCTGGATCATCGGAGGCGCCGCGCGGCGCCGCGCAGTGGCCGAGCCGGCGCGGCGATGA